The proteins below come from a single Afipia felis ATCC 53690 genomic window:
- a CDS encoding ABC transporter substrate-binding protein → MTLAKWSTSLLAVGALAVMAAPAQAEQQPCIGNSGPLTGPAAFGGAAVKYGAEVAIDEINEAGGVLGKKLRLIQYDDAGAPPRGVDNVRRIALSDKCIAIFGGYHSTVGLAQVGPVNEIGIPWIGTTGAGTKITENGGSPNYMFRVSAKDKWVAQFLANEALKVSKAGKVAIMYENTGWGNGALPDFKAAMEAKGKTAAAIETFNWNDQDMSAQAIRIRDSGADTVVTFALDREGNQIVRSFDKIGYKPTIIGAWGIAGNLGDLAGPLANGVRVMQTFTWMGEMNPRTKAVWEKIQKKFKLKDPSELKMGSATANSYDAVYILAKAIEKAGSYDWKKVHDALYTVKYDGLVAKYDPAFDASNPERQDAILPQYYKLTVWSDGKLLPIEQTVYGKAGN, encoded by the coding sequence ATGACTCTTGCGAAATGGTCGACATCACTTCTCGCCGTCGGTGCTCTGGCCGTCATGGCTGCACCTGCACAGGCTGAACAGCAGCCTTGTATCGGCAATAGCGGACCGCTGACCGGCCCGGCTGCATTCGGCGGCGCTGCGGTGAAATACGGCGCTGAAGTCGCTATCGACGAAATCAACGAAGCCGGTGGCGTGCTCGGCAAGAAGTTGCGGCTCATTCAGTATGACGACGCCGGCGCGCCGCCGCGTGGCGTCGATAACGTGCGCCGTATCGCGCTGTCGGACAAGTGCATCGCGATTTTCGGCGGCTATCATTCGACTGTCGGCCTCGCGCAGGTCGGCCCGGTGAACGAAATCGGCATTCCGTGGATCGGCACCACCGGAGCGGGCACCAAGATCACCGAGAACGGCGGATCGCCGAATTACATGTTCCGCGTGTCCGCCAAGGACAAATGGGTCGCGCAATTCCTTGCCAACGAAGCGCTCAAGGTCTCAAAGGCCGGCAAGGTCGCCATCATGTATGAAAACACCGGCTGGGGTAACGGCGCGCTGCCTGACTTCAAGGCGGCGATGGAAGCCAAGGGCAAGACCGCCGCGGCGATCGAGACCTTCAACTGGAACGACCAGGATATGTCGGCCCAGGCGATCCGTATCCGCGACTCCGGTGCCGATACCGTCGTCACTTTCGCGCTCGATCGTGAAGGCAACCAGATCGTCCGCAGCTTCGACAAGATCGGTTACAAGCCAACGATCATCGGCGCGTGGGGCATTGCCGGCAATCTCGGCGATCTCGCGGGCCCGCTCGCCAACGGCGTGCGTGTGATGCAGACCTTCACCTGGATGGGTGAGATGAATCCGCGCACCAAGGCGGTGTGGGAGAAGATCCAGAAGAAGTTCAAGCTCAAGGATCCATCCGAACTGAAGATGGGATCTGCGACCGCGAACTCCTACGATGCGGTCTACATCCTCGCCAAGGCGATCGAGAAAGCCGGTTCCTACGACTGGAAGAAGGTGCATGACGCACTCTACACCGTGAAGTACGACGGCCTCGTCGCGAAGTATGACCCGGCCTTCGATGCTTCGAATCCGGAACGTCAGGATGCGATCTTGCCGCAGTACTACAAACTGACGGTGTGGTCGGACGGCAAGCTTCTGCCGATCGAGCAGACCGTCTACGGCAAGGCTGGCAACTAA